Below is a window of Quercus robur chromosome 6, dhQueRobu3.1, whole genome shotgun sequence DNA.
GTGCTTGGCCTTTctatcttctttttctattaataAAGCTATTAACTTactgataaaataaaataaaaaatacaagatgcaTTCCACATACTCCaaagtcaaataaaaattttgaaacaaaatttagatTGAAATATAAATACCACAAAGGCCAACTTATTATTAACTTCTAGGCATCAAAATCCTCAATGTATTCAAGGAACTTAGTTGCCAATTTCACCAATTTTGCTCTGGCATCAAAATTCGTCATATCTATTACGTTTATCACAAAAGTTAGCGAGGGAACAGTCACTTTCTTCAAAAGTTTGGAGTTCATTGTCATTTCCTTATTTCCCaaatacattatttaaaatttgtgcCTAGCCAAAAAGGCCCcctaaaaaattgaactaaatttGCAGTTTTTCAATAAATGAATACCTAAAAgattaagagaaaaataaacagtTCGTTTAATTCAAAGAACCAAAGTGCCAAATAATGCAAGATGAAACTTTTCTATTTCCATATTCATCAGACAAAATAAACCAAAGGCTGAATTGATATGTTGCATAATTTGGAATTTGACAACAGCTATCTGAACATAAATCAAGCTCAGCTACTCATGCTAATACAACAACTTCAAATGCGACAATTAGTTAGAAACAACCTGATTTAGCCATGCATTCTGATGTGTAACATAAATATGGTATTAAAAACTCCTAGCTAGATACTAAAGCAGAACAAAATTAATAGAGTGAGAACATTATGGTTTTATCTGAAAAGCCTACGTCATATCTAATCTGAAAGAAAGATTCAAactgttttcctttttcttttgcttgtaTGTTGTTTGATTTCTAATTCATCAAGTTATGTGGAACTTTGGACATGCGTTAAAagtaattttcattattaaaagGGACAAACAAAAGCTTTCTAGTACCATAATTCATTTACCAACAAAGTGAAATGGTGAGGGTGTAAAAATTTACCATATGTTTGAGATTGCATCCAAGGGTTAATTCAGCGAAAGAACTTTCAATTCGAGAGAGAAAACAATAAGGGGCCTCCATACCCAGGAAAACTTTCGAGTTCAATCTTAGCATACTCTTTACATCATTTGTTATAAGGGGAATCTTGTCCAAATCATCAACTTGCAAGGGGATCTTGGTGACCATGGCACGCCATTGGGCACGTGACTTGTTCACAATCACCTACAAATTTTACAAGACAGATACTAACATTCTCATAGCCAAAAGTTATGGTAAATGATGATATACTGGAGCAGATAAATAAGAACACTgtctaaacaataataataaataacagcCATTTGATAGGCATGTATGAGCATCCATGCAAGGGCTTGTCTGTAtgtgttgtgtttgtgtgtgtgtgtgtgtgtgtgagagagagagagagagagagagaggatacatcacctttttttttttttcacgtaaAGGGTATATCACTGTGCAAAACATCTAAGACTGAGTGCACGCACATGATTCAGGAACAAATGCAATTTAGATTGAAAATGGACCATCAAATATTTATAGACAAGATACCCAAATAATTGTATGCATATCATAACGATCATTAGAGAATTTAGCCATAATGAAGTATTGCAAAAAGAATGTATGCAAAAGGGCGCTATCTAGATAATTAATAAACATAGGACAACAATTTATTGGCATATCTGTGGTAGTACCCATGAGTGGCAAAGAATCCGGAGAAGCAAGTCACATAACCACATGATGCTATATAAGATATTACCGAATCAATAGATCTCCTTTTTTATACTCTTGCAATCACCAACTGCATCAGCATTGATTACTTCTTTAACTGTTAATACTTTGCAGGGgttgttttataaattttttaacaataggtgATTCGCTATCTAAGGAACCTTCTTTAAGAACAGCAGTCATCATAACAATACGGTGACTTAGGAAAGTCATTTCCAGAAAATAATACTGATAGAATTCATGATCTTTTAACTCAGAAAAAAACACCAAAGGAACAACTTCCAACAGTAATGGCGAAGTAATTTGCAAATTGGTCAATTGATCGCGAGCTAGATTGTGTATCAAATTCTAGCAGGCATTCAAGGTCCATCTTCCCGGAGAATACCCACCGGTTGAAAGGATAAATGCTCAAAAGAATAGTGTACCATGCATCAAAAATACAAGTAGAAATGGACTAAACTTGGTTAATATGAGGGAACTTGAAGTCCCTCAATTTAAGTGTCAGGTCCAAATCATGGATCCATTAGCACTAGAAGGCATTGATCAGTATATGGACCGATTATATGATTCAACAATGCCTAAGATCATCACGATTTATAGCTTTCAGTTTTATGTGTGTCCATGCATAAGTGCAGTGTAATGATAATGCACTTGACAAGTTgcagagaaagaagaaagaaggaaaacaagaaaaagcaCCCACCTGACTGGAAAAAAGAGAATTTGGAACTATGACTGGAAACTTTTCAGCATTTAATAGTGATGTGGTAGTGAGTCCCATGTCCACCACTTGACCTTCTACATTACCAGCCTGCAAAACGTAAATTTGTCAACAACTccaaatgagaaggaaaatgtATATATCAAATAAGTGAAAAGATAAAATTAGATATATCACTCAAATATATACAGACTTGCCCAAGGTTGTTATAACAAATGTTCCAAAAATATAGATTCTCTTCCACTCCACAgacaaatgaccaaaaaaacaTTATACAGATTGCCGAAAGATTACACATTTGCATTCTATGAAAGATGTGATGACCAAATGAATAATTAAAATCATGGGTTGAACTGTGGCCAGGCAAAAACTATATATCCTCATTAATCATGTGATGAGCCATTTAGTAATAATTGTCAAACTATTCTCTCTTATACTCTGATGCATCAAAAACAGAGTTGGAAAGCATTCACCAAACAAAaacctctaaataaataaattcaggtatcaaattttgaaattttgaatcaGGACATCCAGGGAACTTATGTTTTTAAGCAGAGACAGAGCATTTAAGTGGATAACTAGATTTAAATCTATGTTCAAGTCGGTTCTGCAAATTAAGAAAGTTCAATTGGAGTCAGTGCatgttttcttaataaaatgacAGACAGGGTATGCTTGAGAAAACAGTTTTTCCTTCTGAAAGAAATTGAATGAGATCAATGAATTCTATGTGCAATAAAGAAGAATTCAAgataatacttttattttatctccAAGTGAAAATGGCTTTGAAAACTGCAAAGCTAACCCACTGAGTACATTCCCAAGGATATCTCTGGCAGCAAAAGCAGTAGCAACTCCTGCATAATTGCATAAggtattaattattttaagcaaCACTTGCAAAGACTCAAGAACAAGAACTACTACCATTCCAAAAAATGGTTTTCAACTACAACTACTACCATTCCAAAAAATGGTTTTCTTTTCCAAATTTAGTGAATTGTCAGTTATTAACTGCCAAATTTCGCAACAGAGAGACGCATAAGAGAAGAGGCACATCCAATTACAATGCAGTAATGCCTGCAACACATCAGAGACATAGAAAGAAATAGAGTCGCCAAATGCCAATGAGTTCcagctcaaatggcacctcctcCCTTTAAGAATAGGGCAGAGGTTTTAAGGTCAAGGGTTCCAAAGCCTCTGGACACGTGTCACTTCAAACTATTGTCTGAAAACCAGAAGATTATAATGTGCATATTAGCAAGCTGTAGCATTTCCAAAACAACAGTTGATCAAGTATAAGAGACATAAAGGTTACAGACTATAGTActtataactatatatatatagagagagagagagagaaagagagagagagagagacataaagGTTATAGTAACCAAAACTTAAGTTTATTTTATGCTGATTTATTATATTTACTATAAGATCCTGCAAATTATCATATATGAATTGGAAACAAAGAACATAGCATATAGACAGCTAACACTCACCTCCTATGCCACCAACAGTCAGAACAGATTGCACAGCAACCCCACAAGCCTCAGCTAAAGCCATTATACCAATCACAAATAGACCAACAGATGAAAGGTTGTCAAAAGCCAGCAACTTGTCCCTATCAATACCCACTGCACTCTGAGTTGCCAACATACGAGTAAACACATTCGACTTCCATCGATGCAAAAACCATACAAATGAAAGAATAACTGCACCCCTCCATGCCTGTCCAAGGTACTGTGATGCCATAGTGGTTGGTGCGACCATTACAACCCTGAACATCAAAGTCATCATGATTGTgctacaaaacaaaacacatgaTACAAAATGCAAATGAAAATACGATTAGAAGACATATCTTGAACCTGGAACCACTAACATTTGTGAAAATGCCATAAAGGTAATTAGATATCGCACTGGATCCTCCAAAGCACCCCAAATAGTTCTTTCGTATGGAACTTGCTCCCAAGAGACGCTTCCAGTTGGTGAAGCAGCAGGACTTTGCGTAGCATACTTGTGAAATCTCCTCAAAAGCCTAGGCATAACCGACCAAGCCAATATAGTACCAGCAAAAGTACCACCAAATGGAATAATTACATCTTTCAGATAGGGATGTGAATCAAGTAATTGATGAGTATAGGGGATCAGTTCATCAGAAGCTTCTTTAGCCTTTTGCGCAGTATAAGTTCCCGCATCAACTGCAGTCTGCCAAGCATCTTTAACCTTATCAacaaaatcacttccaaaaacatcaTTACCACTACCATCCACTCCACTTGCACCAGAAGCAGTGGGAACTCCAGCTTTATCAGCTTTGCTACCAGAAGACCATGAATATGACCGATAATTTGAAAAGGGGCTGATCAAAATAAGAGGGCTATTATGTAGGAGGTGCAAATTCGACAAGGTAGGTGAAAATGCAGTAATGGGTTTGGTCTTGTAACATTGGGTATAAAGAAGAGACTGAGAACCCAGTGTTTTAAAATGGGTATTTGTCAAAGTTTCAGGGGACTGTGATTCTTTCACAAAAGCTTGCAATGATGAAGAAATTCTCATGTCAGAGTTGTTGTATGATCGAAAAGATCGCATTTTTGAAAAGGGATTGGCCGAATTATGCAGCAATCTCAAAAGGGTAACCCTTACTCCAGCCATTGTTACTACTTGAGAGGAGTTTACAAAGACATTGACATTGTGCGTAAAACGAAATATACGGAAGTTATAACAAGAGGAATCTCAAACCTGCAGTGAGTGAATAATACAGTGTGCAgaaggaaattcagcaaaactaTTTTCAACTATCAGAAATTCAaagaaccaataacaacaacaaaatcgcATCTAAGCTAgataaaccctaaaccctagtTTGGGTGATGGGAAAATGAATCAAAAGTCTCTCTAATATTGCATTATATATATTGACTCACCTTTATTAAACCCATCGCCGAAACCCACACCGAGAGATACAGAGTGGTAGGACTGTCACTATGACTGTCACTATCCATATCTAGGAATGTACAAGTCACATAGAGAGACTATTTCGGTTTCAGACATTCcatgaagttcttttcttttcttttttccttagtAACAAACAagccaagattttttttttcttttttccctttctattagagtttttaaatatttttactttttttttttttttaataagagttgttacaatattttttcaccAAATTTTAGGTTCAGCGACTCAGCAGTAACAATAGAGCACTTGTATTAAAGTTTGTATAATAGAAAAGGTAACAAAATGTAGCCAATCATGCTAAAAATtcgtgtttctcaaaaaaaaaaaaaaaaaaaaagctaaaacgTTTCTCAAAAGGAAAAACGTTTGGAGTAAGTACTTTCCTAGGCATGATCaaccttttattatttatttattgattgattTAGATCTAACATACATAACTCAAATGTCattgtttttatcattttgtgGGCAATGCCGATAATATGTTTAACATAAATTACTAGTCGGTAATTCTCAAGTTTAGTATTTcaaaaagtactttttttttttttttcttttcgtaATTTGATAGTTGAGTGGAGAAATTTGAACCTGAACATCTttattaaaaacattataatgcatcaattgaattacaaaactcttgacaaAAACACGTATTTTTTAGTATTGAGTTACAAATGATGGCATCTcgaatacatatttttttagtttttagtagCAAGTTATACGTGCATATGATAGCAGACCTCTTTTAAttagttacaaaaaaaaaaaaaaaaaaaaaaaaaataggggggggggggggggggggggtgggggtggggggtaTTCAAACTTGAGAAAGCCATGAATTACAAGGTACTCgtcaatttaaaataatataaaataaaaaccttgatGTTGGGTGACCTGCGAGCAAAGAATTAGATCTATACCTAAAAATTTCACTCTTTGTTGTTGACAAAAAGGAAAGTAAACAAGGAACACAGAAATGAATGCCGCTTAGACTCTTTAGTCTTTACTGTCAAATAACCATATTCATTGCGTATGATCTCAAGTTCTCAACAGAAGCTCTGTAAGATTTCAGCTTCTTTGAATGTTAAGATTGGCTAATCTAGGACTACGCCGACATTTACAAAAGTCATATCAGCTATACATCTCACTTTTAAAACTTTAATCCAAGGAAACTAGTTTCCTAAAAGACAGCCAAATTTGAAAAAACCTCTGGCTTGATTTCAAAAAGACCCATTAATATATGTCCTAAGGACACATATTAATCATcaaatttaggaatttttttatgagaaattgaaaaaatcattaaaaaaattagtcattttttcatttttcaatcaaaagttttctaaaatgatttaaTAATGCCTAAGTCTTGTCTTATAGAAAATTCACTCACATTAGCTTATCGAACTTTCTTATAATAGTTGGCAGCCACCgccaacttattaaaataaaatatatattcaacTTTAGACATAAAGTTGAGTTCATAGGTCCCATTTCAGGACAAATATATTACAAGATGAAAACGTAATTGAAGATTAAACAAAGTTCTGGAACACATGCTACCAGAGGGCTTATTTAAGTTTGACACACAGTAGTACTTGGTGTAGGACTTATAGGTAGAGCTTCCAGTTTCTGGCACTTAGAATCTTGTTGATATCATCAGCTATGGTCTCTGCATCCCTCGCTACTCCAAACAGTCCCCTCTTTGACAACCCAGCACAATACAGGCCTTTCTCTCCCTTAAAGTGAGCTGGGAATGGATTTTTTGGCATTCCTTCTTCATTCAGAGCATATTTATAATCCTATAAACACATTATTTTAGTCAATAATTAAGTACAAAATTTCTTGAAGTTTAGCTTCGTCTTTGAGtaaattgttaaaacaaactACGTACCTTAAGCCAATTATTAGCTGAGCTTTTATAACCAGTTGCAAACACAATCGCAGCGAACTTCCTCTCAGTGCCATCCATGAACTCCACACTGTCTTCATTGATTCTCACTATACCAGGGACAACCTGTGTCAAAGATAACAATAGATTGCATGTCAGAATTATGTGCCgcaacatattaaaaaaaaacatcccTTAGGCCCAAACCAACCAAGTTTAGTTCCAACAGTTAAATGAATATTCTTGACTATTATGATAATCTCAAATTAGTTATTATCAGCcatttaaaacaaacaaaatgatACATACAAAACCAACTTCAATCCTCCATTAATGCATAGATGTTGAGGCTAGTTATTTAATATAGTGGCTATTACTCATCGTCTGCTCAGTGGCGAAATTAGTATAGAATGGAAAGCAGTTACGGACAAGCACAATATACGTTGTTTTATATGCGTTATGGACAAGCACACTACACATACAATATAATACCATTCACGTGAATATAAATTAGTGATTTTATGTTAGATTAAGCAAAAAAAGATATAACATCCATTATCTTTAATCTATTTGTTAGGATTTTTAAGCTTTAGAAAAATATCACTCGATGaatctatataataactaaCAGTCGAAACgtttaactttttgttgaccATTCCTTATTACGTCATATGACTATATAAATTTGTGACATGTTTACATTTTAAAACACTGAAAAATTATGTCTTTTCATTTGGTGGATTAAACAAACCGTTTCAATACAATTTTACTACCGTTACTATATCTTTTAACTCTCTCTTATTTCTCCCGGTTTCTTTGCTGCCAGAGGAGTACAGAAATAAGAAAACAACATTATTGGCGCTCTATTCCCTTGATGAAAAGGTTAGAAACTAATTCGGTCAACTGTGATTGAGAAATTGCTCTAAGTATTGATCATGGTGttatactattcttttttttgagaagatggtGTTATACTATTCGGTTACATACATTTTGCCTTACTTTGTGTGCCAAAGTTACTCAacatatataatgttatttgtgcACGGTTTGACTTTGTAAAATGAGTTTGAATTCGCATTTTTTTGGCTTAATGgctttgattatttatttaagcaTATTTGGTTATTGGAGTTATTGTTTTGTATTTCCTCATCTCCAttcaaattttaacaattgGGTTTGAATCAGGTAGTTGCAATGGAGATTTGGTTTAAAGCAGTATTACAGGttgttttagtattttcttaTGGCCATAATATAGAGCGAGATTGTATTATAATTTATGAAATGGCCATGACTTCGGCACTATAATCAAAAAGTAGATACCTCTTTATACTGATACTTGAATTGTTGGCCATTGTAAAAAATTGAATCCTGCGCATTTGTTTTATGTTAATATTTTCCTCTAAGAATGGTATTGTGTATTGTTATTGGTTGAAACGTTGTCttcaatattaatatataccCTATTAACTATTCTGTGTTGTTGGCAATTTTATTACTTTTGTTCTAATTTGTATAAGTTTGTATTACCATGCTTGGAATGGCCAGACTTTGGTAGTAAAATCAAAGTATAATGGCAGTTAAAATCAAACATGTGGCATTTAATGTGTGTTTGGCATATTTGCACTTCACAATTTATTCTTCTTATTGTTTCATCGTTGACTactgtaataaaaatatttttatgttttagtagaaatttattttgagtttgaaTTAGATTTTCGCACcatataaatttatagtttatatataaCTGGTTCTTAGtccaattataattttttggctttttataTGTGCAATAGTGTATGGGCACAAAATTCTCCCCATGACACAACCAAGTTTATTGGGTTCTAGTGTTCTACAAAtagcaattttgaaaaaaatccaCAAGTTTCTTGTGTTTCTAAGAAAGacgaaaaagaagaagttgagaaaaaattaccaaatgaaTATGAACTACTATTCATACCAAAATGTTTATGACTCTTCAATATGCACATTTTCATTCAGTATGCATATTTTCAGTCAATGGacacatttttattcaataggcacattttcattcaatatgcacattttcattcaatagacACCTTTAATATATATCCAATATAAAGAATTATGACCTTCCAATAGACACATTTCAATATATCTAATATGAAAAGTTATGActttttttatccctaaaatCATCCAACAGTtattcccgtgcatcgcacgaaTTAGCgactaattttattatataattattttcaaatttcatacttattctcaaatttataaaaaaaaattcaaagtcctaacattttttaaaaatatcaaaaacaaattttaacctttttttttctcttgaattaaaatttttgcaattttctttttcttttttccctcttttttaaaacttttgaatatttagaaaatattgatATACCCTTAAAAAAGACATTGATATAAAgggaaatatttttctttatattttgttcaataaaactTGATCTATAAAAGATATacataaatgaaaagaaaaaataaataaataaaaataaagaagttttGGGTGGGGCTGTGGAGCCATTTCTAGACAATAGTATAAAGAGTATGaaactataaaaaaagaaaaactaagggcccgtttggtacttgtgtttaaataatagttttcagtttttttagaaatacatgtgagtgaaaaagtgtgtggaatatgtgtaatgttgtttaaaaactgaaaacatgtgtttaaacttACATAACAAACGAGGCCTAAGAATCTTATAGTTCAATTAATATCTTCTGGTATTTTAAATAGAAAT
It encodes the following:
- the LOC126733349 gene encoding mechanosensitive ion channel protein 1, mitochondrial, with protein sequence MAGVRVTLLRLLHNSANPFSKMRSFRSYNNSDMRISSSLQAFVKESQSPETLTNTHFKTLGSQSLLYTQCYKTKPITAFSPTLSNLHLLHNSPLILISPFSNYRSYSWSSGSKADKAGVPTASGASGVDGSGNDVFGSDFVDKVKDAWQTAVDAGTYTAQKAKEASDELIPYTHQLLDSHPYLKDVIIPFGGTFAGTILAWSVMPRLLRRFHKYATQSPAASPTGSVSWEQVPYERTIWGALEDPVRYLITFMAFSQMVVMVAPTTMASQYLGQAWRGAVILSFVWFLHRWKSNVFTRMLATQSAVGIDRDKLLAFDNLSSVGLFVIGIMALAEACGVAVQSVLTVGGIGGVATAFAARDILGNVLSGLALQFSKPFSLGDKIKAGNVEGQVVDMGLTTTSLLNAEKFPVIVPNSLFSSQVIVNKSRAQWRAMVTKIPLQVDDLDKIPLITNDVKSMLRLNSKVFLGMEAPYCFLSRIESSFAELTLGCNLKHMSKDELHSTEQDLLLQSVQIIKKHGARLGSTWQDTTSQ